Within Rissa tridactyla isolate bRisTri1 chromosome 4, bRisTri1.patW.cur.20221130, whole genome shotgun sequence, the genomic segment GAGGACGAAGCCGGTGTCTCCCTGATGCTGCCCATCCATCCTGCTTGGAGGCGCAACCTGAGGATGTGCTTGCGGCAGCCCGGATTTTGTGCTTGCAGAGGGAAGACAGCCCGGGTCATCAACTATGAGGAGTTCAAGAAGGCGCTGGAGGAACTGGCCCCCAAGAGATTTAAGGACAAGAGCAAAGAGGAGGCGTACGAAGCCATCTGCCAGCTGGTGGCGGGGAAGGAGCCCATTAACGTGGGCGTCACGGTGAGCGAAGAGCCCCTCGGCcgctgggagaaggagggacaGTCGGGAGGGGAGGACAGAGCTTCCCGGGGGACCCCATGGCCCTGGGTGTGCTGGGGACTGTGCAGGTCCCGGGGGCACGGCAGGGTCCTCAGTGGGTGTCAGGGGCTTGCGTGgtgcgagggagggaggggggtagGGCATGTTCTTGACTCCCTTTGCCTGTCCCCCCTGCGCAGAAAGCCAAGACGGTGGGGGCCGTGGAGAGGCTGACGGACACCTCCAAGTACACGGGGTCCCACAAGGAGCGCTTCGACGAGAGCGGCAAGGGCAAGGGCAAGAGCGGGCGGGAGAACATCGTGGACACCAGCGGCTACGTCAGTGCCTACAAGAATGCGGGCACCTACGACGCCAAAGTGAAAAAGTAGGGAGGGGTGCCCGTGGCGCCCACCGCCCCGGTGCCTGCGCGTCGGCCGTGGGGCCGGCGCTCACGTCAGCCCTGGGACATGCCCGCATGACGTGGGGCCCGGGAGGCTGCGCTGgggccagccccaggctggcGGGGGGTCGCCCGCCCAGCGCTGATGTGATCGGGAAGTCGCCGGGCCGCGTGCTTTGCCCCAGCGCTACgtctgtgtccccccacccccgtgcTGTgactccatcccagcccctcctgtccccccccagccccccgccgccagcagcacccgCCGTACTAACCGCACTGCTCCTCAGGGCTCCCCTGCCCCGCTGGCACCCAGACCTTCCCTACCTCAGCCCCGGCTTTCGGGGCACCCCCCCCGCCAGTCCCACCGGGGACGGCAGCCCGTGTTCCCTGCAGACCTCCCGGGGACCTGCCTCGACCCTGCACCAGTTACACCACAGCCACCTCCTTTCTTCCCCACTGGTGCCCTCGCCACGGGGCTGCCCGGCTTCGCCGCAGGAAGCTCCGACCCTGCGGTGCCGTTAGCGCCGGTGCCGCCgggatgctcccagcccagctccgggaCACATCCCGGGAGAGCTTGGTATTGCCTGGCCGTTGGCAAAGGTCTCCGACCCAAACCCCCCCCGTGGCCTCCCGCCGCCTTCGTGAAGCCCGAACCAAAGGACGCTGCAGACCCGCGCTGTAACCCGGATCTGCAATAAAACTCCCTCCGCACTGACGCCCCGGCTCTGGTTGTGTTCAGCGGGATTGAGCAGCGAGAGCCCCTTGGCCCGCTGGCCTAGCCGGGCGGTGGGAGACCGGGTTGGCCGTGCCGCCCCAGGGACCTGCGCCGTGGGCTCGGCGCTGGCTGCcggtggttttggcagctcctggctgGCCCCGAGTTGCCTCAGCAACCGCAGGCACACAAACACGAGCGCCTGGCTCCCGCTCCCGCTCTGTTTGCAACCAAACACACGAGCTCCTGGTAACGATCCCTGGGAAcaggccggggcggcgggacaGGATGGCGGCTCCGGGATGGGGGTGACGGCTGCTGCGGGCACTGGGACGCACAAGGCTGGGTGCGGGggctgccacccccaccccagacACGGGCAGAGCCTGCTGCGGCGGAGCCTGGGTGGCAGTGCCAGGCTTTCCAGCCAGATGCCCACCTCCGTGGTCGTCTGTTGGGAGCTGGGCTCCCTAAATAAGCCGCAGGGGTTATTTGGCAGGCGCCTCAGCCGCGGCGCCGGCACTGCCCACGCCAGGAGTGATGTGCCGGGGGCACGCGTGTGGGCTCGCTCCCTGCCGATGCGCAGCCCTGCACCTTCTGCATCCTCGCCACCTGCTTTGTAAAACgcaggagaaggaagaggtcATCTTCTCCTGGGCTGGTTTCAGCCCCACCTTTAGCGAGGGTCCACCAGTAAGCGTCTACCAGTGGGAAGCAGGGGGTGAGGGCttggggggcaaagggggggcTGGCGTTAGCCCTCGGCTGGGCAGGTCAGGGTGAGCTGGTGGCTGGCTGTGCCTCTGAAGGCTCTTCCTGAGATCAAATGTTCCTCCTGTCAAAAAGtcgctgccggggagggggcttTAACCCTTCGCCGACTCCGCTGCCCAGCTGCAAAAATGAGGTGCGGAATTCCCAGGGCCGGGCTGCCCTGCAGCGCCCCGTGGTCCATGGAGGTGCCATCCGCAGCCCTGCCCTGGTGCGTGCTCGGGGGCTTTGCCAAGGAAGAAGGTTTTGTGGAGAGGTGGGCAGGCCAGGCCCCGGGGGACGCATCCCCTGCCAGTACGTGGCTCTGGTCAGGACCTGGTGGTGGAGCAAAGCGGGGCGCCCATGTCGGGGCAGCTCTGGAGGGGAGTTGTGGGTGCTGACGTGCTTTCGATCCCAGGAAATGAAGGCTGGGAAGGGGATTTCTGCCTGGTTTTAAGCTTGCACGTGGTGAGAGCAGCAGCTCCGGGGGCCTCAGCATCTCAGCTGCCCACCTAGCAGCTGCTGGACACCTATGGTTTGTGAGCCTGCAGGGAGGGCGGATGGGTCCTCACTTGGAGTTACCTCCCTAAGTTCATGCAGAAGCATGTGGAGCTGAGCTGCTACTGCTCAGGTGATGGAGCAGCCGTCAGGGCAGGTGCGGCAGGACCTCTGGCCGGACAGCCAACTCGGCCAAGCCTTGCCATCAGTGGGTTACATCCTTCTCTGAATCCTGAACAGAAGCAGCTTCTCTGCAGCCTGCGAACCCACGGTGGAGGTCAGGGGGTGGCCACCACTGCCAAACCACCCAGCCTAAAGGTGCTCCTTACCCGCTCCAGCTCCTCTTCAAGTTCTCTACCACTCGCTCCACAGCTTACACGGGAATTTCCCCTTGGACCTTCTCCTTGTTCCCAGGCAGCTCCAGTGTATGCTGTtccctgcatggggacagggctgggtgGAGAGGGTAGCAATGGCCGCACCACTCTGGCCGGGCTGGTTGGCATCATCTAGTCTGGTATCTCAGTCCTACCAAACCATCCCCAGGAGAATTCGGGCACGTAAAGACCCAACCGGGTCTAACGGTTCCAAAGTGCCTAAGATCAATCTGAACAGAAGTCACTTCTCCTGAAGCGGTGGGAACAGCTTTCTGGGAACAACGAGACGTTGGTTCGGGTCTTCACCAAAACCGGAAAACTTTCTAATTAGCAGTGTAGTGATCTCCTGGGCGGCTGCGGGCTCCCTATGTGTGTGCGAGGCTCCCCCCGTCCATCCTTGCAGAAGGGTGCGAAGGCCCTTTAGAAAAAACACATGGGGAAACTGCAGCTGTGATCTCTGTTATGGACACATCACGCAACCCCGTGCATGGTCAAAGCCCAGTGGAGACATGGCCTCACGGGGAGGTCAGTGCAAGGAACGTGGCCTTTAAATATCAGCCTTCAGGACTAATGTGGACAGGGAAACGGAGGTCCCCAGGACGGTTGGCACCGGAGCACAGGATGGACTAGAAGAAGCCAAGTTGGGGCGCTCAGCCCTCAAGAAGACTATAACCTGAAGGAACTCCCACGGGACAAGCAGCTCCGGCCATTTTCCCAGTGAAGCCTGAAGCGGTGCCACAGGCTGCTGAGACAGCAGAGACCTCCAAATATTAGTTGCAAAGCCACTTTCTGTGATGAAAAGTGACACAGCCCAAACAAAAGGGCTCGCGGCCGTCTCCCCGGCGCTAATGGCTGTGCTCTGGCCAAGCGTTTGCTCTGAGGTTGGCTCCACACCAGGTCAAGAAAGACATTTTGCAGCAGAGGAGCCGGCGGGCGGATGGTGTCTCGGCCAGTATTTATGTTGTTTGCATTCATCCAGGCCCTGGACATGAAGcttttttttactcctttccATTTGTTTCATCCCGTTGGCAGCTCTCCGGCCCGGCTCCTGCAGTGGAGGAGCACTCCAGACCTCACACCCAACCCTGCCACCGCTGGCACTCACCTGCTCCACCATTTCGGACCAGCCCAGACCCTCCTACGGGCTGATCTCCCAGCCTGCCTGAGAGACGTGCAGCCCAGAAGGCTCAGCTGAGTGGTTATGATGAATTTAGCTGTCAAATACGTTCTCTGCCCCCAAGGTCACTTCCCTAGGGAGTTTCTAAAATCATCCCAGGGTCAAGTCCGTACCGAAAGAAGTCCTTCTCCCTTTGACAGCAAGTTGTGTGCCTGGGACTTGGGATCTGGCTCCTCTGAGAGGTCATTTTTCTCTGGGCTGAGTGGCTTGTCCAGAGATACTGATGAGGACTGATCACTCTGTTCCTCAAGGACGTAGATTCATTCCTAGAAGAGTGAGACAATGGATCCTGGAGCAGAGCGTCTGCATCTTCTCTTCAGCCTGGgggagagaaggctctggggagaccttagagcagctttccaggatctgaagggggcctacaagaaagctggggagggactttttacaagggcatagagcgataggatgaggggtgatggcttcaaactggaagaggggagatttaggtgagatctgaggcagaaattgtttgctgcgagggtggtgagcccctggcccaggttgcccagagaagctgtggcttccccatccctggaggggttcaaggccaggctggacggggctctgagcaacctggtctggtgggaggtgtccctgcccagggcagggggtggcactgggtgggctttaaggtcccttccaacccaaaccattctgtgattctatgccaaTAAGCCCAGCGGGATTTTATCCTTTCTGTCCCTGTGTAGGAGCACCAGGAAGAGCTCACAGATGTTGCTCTTCCAAAGAACTGCTCCCTCGGCGAGCATCCCTCCATGGAGCGTATCGCGCCGGGACAGTGCAGATCCTTGGTCCCAGGCCAGGCAAAACAGCTTCCCCGCCGCCTTCCTCAGTACTTTTCCATTTCACCGCTAGTCTGACGGACAACGGTCGGCGGAACACACAGCCTAGGCTGTAAATCGTGTTCAGACGAGATTCAGAGAGCAGATATCCCGGGTAGGGCGGGCAGTTTCTCAGCGATTTACATCTAAAGCTGGGGCTAGAACTTCAAATCCTCGCAGCCAGTGCCCCAAGACAGCGGTCTGACTGGGAAGGTCACACGCAAGACTTCACCGCCAGCTACGTGCTGCCAGCGCTGTGCTGGAATACTGATTCAGTGCCGTTTTAGAGGGAATTCAATTAACTAAATTACCGTCTTCCCAGCACGGCATGGTTTCAAGATAAAATTTTATTATACTGGAGTCATGCCCACCCTTTGCTAACGTCATGGCTGCGGCAGAAGTGTCAGGATGCAGGGGGGGGATAGGAGCAGGAAGATGctgagaaatatatttaaaaaaaaaaaaaaaagaaaaaaaagcagggctTAGATTCACCAGCATTAAATACAGCACGAGGTTTTGTACGCGCTAAAACCGAAGGCAGTCCATATTTAATGTCCATTTTGCTCCCGGTACAGCGGACGATGGGGGGATTGCTGTGATCTGCGGTACCGAGCGGAGCCGTGTGCTGGCGGCCCTGACACAGCTCTTTCTCGCGGGGACGATGTCTCCAGACTGGTgcgttttgttgggtttttggttttttttttttttgagctggaaAAGATGTTTTGTGAAGAGCGTGGCTGCTCCTTTTAGCCCATTGCTGCCGCAGGAGGGTTTGTGGACACTAAAGAACCGTTACGGGAGGAATGTCTGACTTTTGGATCCTCCTAATTTTTTGGGTGTCCTGAAGAAACCAAGCTGCTGAGAAATGTCACGTGCTTTTGCGCTCAGACGGCTGGAAGCGTCGCAGTGGAGTGCTGTGATTGCAAAAGGCCAAGAAGCCTCCTCTCTCATCCTTTTCACCTGAGACACTTTTTCTAAAAGAAGCTGTTTCCTCAGACCCGGAATATTCCTGACTTTCCGCTCACCGAACTGGCCTTTTCGTACCTTGGCTTAAAAGTCCGTGACCGGTTCCAGCCTCCTGAAGCGTACAATGTGCACTAGCGATCACTGAAATAGCTCGCGCGTGTGTCAAAGCCCTGAATTCATCCATTCGCCACCGGCGCAGGGGTGTCACAAGGAATGCACACGCCTGGGTACCACCTCCTGCCGGGACAGGCGAGAGGCGTGCCCTGCCCGAGACCGGCCAGTACCCCTGGCCGTCCTGCGGAACAGCCCCTGTCTCCTGAAGCCTGGTAAATTGTTTCCCTTCCAGTCTTAGAAATTCCACCTGGGAACTCAGCTGGTCATTTTTCCAAAGCAAGTCCTCTAAAGGAAACACAGGGAGAAGGCTGAGCTCACAAATACTGCTGTGCTGAGCGTCTTTCTAACAGGCGAGGCTGCCCTGAGAGACACAAGGGGACTGTGGGATCCAGAGGCGGGAGGTTACGCTCCAAAAAAACTCTCCAGAGCAGCCTGTGAGGGGCTGTGGGACATTTTTTGTAACCCAAACTCTTTAAAAACTCAGGGCTGTTGGAGTGGCTAAATCGCATCCTGCAGTTCAGTGCCACCTTCCTGACCCTCAGGGCACAGAACGGTGTGGCCTCCGCTCCGGGGTGCGGCAGAGGAGATGCTCGACCCTCTTTGGCCACCAAACCTCTGAGTTGGCTATCTCAGATTGCACAGCGCCTGTGAGCATTGATACCGGCCACTGAGGTGTGCTGGACAAATGGGGATGGAGGTCTGGACTGCTGTTTCCTTATTACATTAGTCAACGCACGAGTCGACGAGCCGAGGcacggttgacacgctggagggaagggatgtcatccagagggacctggacaggctggagaggtggaactgtgcaaacctcatgaagttcaaccaggccaagtgcaaggtcctgcagggggtcggggcaatcccaggcacaaatacaggttgggcggagaatggctggagagcagccctggggagaaggacttgggggtgatggtggatgagaagctcaacatgagccatcaacgtgcgcttgcagcccagaaagacaaacgcatcctgggctgcatcaaaagcagcgtgggcagcagggcgagggaggggattctgtccctctgctccgctctgtgagaccccacctggagtactgcgtccagctctggagccctcagcacaagaaggacacggagctgttggagcggggccagaggaggccccggagatgctggga encodes:
- the TPPP3 gene encoding tubulin polymerization-promoting protein family member 3 isoform X1, which encodes MAGSAEMASLEESFRKFAIYGDTKATGQEMNGKNWAKLCKDCKVTDGKSVTSTDVDIVFSKVKGKTARVINYEEFKKALEELAPKRFKDKSKEEAYEAICQLVAGKEPINVGVTKAKTVGAVERLTDTSKYTGSHKERFDESGKGKGKSGRENIVDTSGYVSAYKNAGTYDAKVKK
- the TPPP3 gene encoding tubulin polymerization-promoting protein family member 3 isoform X2, with amino-acid sequence MTPGSLRCPALGEARGKEDGSPMAGSAEMASLEESFRKFAIYGDTKATGQEMNGKNWAKLCKDCKVTDGKSVTSTDVDIVFSKVKGKTARVINYEEFKKALEELAPKRFKDKSKEEAYEAICQLVAGKEPINVGVTKAKTVGAVERLTDTSKYTGSHKERFDESGKGKGKSGRENIVDTSGYVSAYKNAGTYDAKVKK